The genomic region TGGCCCGACCGATGGCGCGCTTGCCGATCCACCTCGCCAGCAGAGCCAGCACGATGATCAGCAGGATGCGTCCGGCGGCCTGGACGATCCCGGCAGCATTCTCCGCCAGCCAGCTCACTCCGGTGCCGGAGAAGATGCGCTCGCACCAGCTGCCGACATCGGCAGCACAGTCGGGGACGATCTGCACAGGCACACGGGCCCTTTCCTCGTGGACGGGATCACAGCTGGGGGGTACCGACGGGACCGGGTGTGGTCGCGGCGAACCCGCCGTCATGGCATCGGTCCGCCGCGCGCGTCCGGTGCGCTCGCCGATGTCCACGGTATCGGGTGACGCGGGCGTGACCCCTCGCCCGATCCGGTCGCCGCGTCGGATACCGTTGTCCACTGTGAACGTCCTCGAGGTTCTTGCGGTCTTCGTCGGAATCCCCGCGGTCATCTACGGGTCGATCGCAGCCCTGACCTTGCTGCCCGGCCGGTCGGCCGAGCGGGTCAGGTACCGCCCGGGTGAGCCGTGGGACCATGCCCCCCAGTGGTGGGCAGGAGAGACCGCGGTGCAGATCCCGAGTGAAGCTGCCGCGGCAGGCGCGAAGAGAGGTGGAGCTCGTGGCTCATGGTGAGGTAGCCGTCCCCGAGCAGTCCTCCCAGACTGTCGCACCCTGGAAGGCGCCGTCCGTCGGTCCCGTCGGGGCCTCGGCCACCGGCCTCGACGCATCACAGCTCAACCTGCTGGACGAGGTGATCCACGCTGCGGAGTTGACGACCGGCCTGCGTTTCTCGGTCTATCTGGGAGATCTCGGCGTCGACACCCGCGCGTCCGCCGATTCCCTGATCACTGCCCTCGGTGCCGAGTCCCCGGTCGCGGTGGTGCTCGCCGTGTCGCCCGGACAACGGGTGGTGGAGATCGTCACCGGCGAGGAGTCCGCGCGTCGGATCTCCGACCGCAGCGCGCGGCTGGCCGCACTCTCCACGATCGCCGCGGCCTCCGAGGGTGATCTCATCGGTGCTTTGGTGAACGGCGTGCGGACGCTCGCCGACCAGGCCGGAACGCTCCCGGAGCGCTCCGGCTGGTAGTCGGGCGTCGAGGGGATCTCGACGCGCTCGTCCCTCGCTTGCTCGATCAGCGAAAAGTACGGTGGTAGAGCGAGGTAGGGTGCGCCGGTCCTGGCCGAAAGTACGGTGGTCGAGCGGCGAAGGAGTCGAGACCCCGTTGTGGATCAACAGGGTATCGACGCACTCCGTTCGCTCGACCAGCGTCGATCAGCCGGCGGCAGCGTCCGCCTGACGCGCAGCGAACGCTCGCTGCAGGCCGGCTCGACCTTCCGACACCAGCCGTTTCAGGGACGCGGGGTGCTCACCCTGCTCCCAGGCGAGTGCCCGGTCGATGGTGGCCGGCGAGATCGCCCATCGCGGGAACAGCCCGTTGGCGACCTTCTGGGCCACTTCGGAGGAGCGTCGCTCCCAGACGTCGGCGATCTGGTCGAAGAACGGCTCGACGAACGGCCCCAGCAGGGCGACCTGCGAAGGATGGACGAAACCGCCGATCACCGCGTCCTGCAAGGCATTCGCCAGACCGTCGTCGTTGACCAACCGGTCCCAGACGTCCGCCTTGCCGTCCGGCAGCAGAGCAGTGAGCCCCATCGCCCGCCGCTCACCGGACGCGGTGGAGTCCTCGGTCCGGGCAGCGGCGATCTCGTCCGCGCCGGCCCGCCCGTGGGCGACCTGAGGGGCCAGCAGGGTCCACGACATGTCGGTGTCGACCGCGAGGCCGGGCAACGGTGCGGAGCCGTCCCGCCAGCCGGCGATCACCGCAAGGGTGTCGGGGCTGAGCCGGGTCGAGGCCAGCGCACTGACCAGGGCCAGCTGCGCGTCGCTGCCGGAAGCCGCATCGCGGGTGAGAGCCAGCAGGGCAGCCTCGGTGTCGGGGTATCCCTTGGTTTCCGCCCACGCGGGGTCGGCATAGGAACCCAGCGCTGCGGCGATCTGTTGCAGAACGCGTTGCAGGACACCGATCTCGGTCTCCGACGGCAGCCCCCGCAGGGCGAGCTGGATGAAATCACGGGCCGGCAGCAGCGCGTCGCGGGTCATCTCCCAGACCGCCGACCAGATGAGCGTGCGGGGGAGTGAATCCTGGAAGTCGCCGATGCGCTCGACCGCGACCCGCAGCGAATCGGGATCCAGACGCAGTTTGCAGTACGTGAGGTCCTCGTCGTTGACGAGCACCAGCTCGCCGCGGTGCTCGCCGACCAGCTCGGGGACGTCGGTGAGCTCACCCACAACGTCGAGCTCGATCGCCTTGCGCCGCACCAACTTTCCATCCTGATCCGCGTAGACACCGACGCCCAACCGATGCGGCCGAAGCTCACCGGCGCCGGGTGCTGCACCCTCCTGGCGGATCGCGAAGCGGGTGAATCGACCGGCGGAGTCGACGTCGAAATCGGCCGAGAGGGTGTTCAGCCCGGTGGTCGTCAGCCAGGCGTCCGACCACGACGACAGGTCCCGGCCGGAGGTCTCCTCCAGCGCTGCCAGCAGATCGGCCAGCGTGGCGTTGCCGAAGGCATGGGCGGCGAAGTATGTCCGGAGACCGGCCAGGAATTCGTCGTACCCGACGTACGCGGCCAGCTGCTTGAGCACCGAGGCGCCCTTGGCATAGGTGATGCCGTCGAAGTTGACCTCGACGGCCTGCAGATCGACCATGTCGGCAGCGATCGGGTGCGTCGAGGGCAGCTGGTCCTGCACGTACGCCCACGACTTCTCGACGTTGGCGAAGGTGGTCCAGACGCTGTCGTACTCGGTGGCCGCGTTCTGGGCAACGACCGACGCCCAGGTGGCGAAGGACTCGTTGAGCCACAGGTCGTCCCACCACTTCATGGTGACGAGATCGCCGAACCACATGTGCGCCATCTCGTGCAGGATCGTCTCGCAGCGCCGCTCGTAGTGGTAGCGCGTCACCTTGGACCTGAAGACGTACTCCTCGCGGAAGGTGACCGCACCGGCGTTCTCCATCGCGCCGGCGTTGAACTCGGGCACGAAG from Nakamurella sp. A5-74 harbors:
- the pepN gene encoding aminopeptidase N, with protein sequence MSSHTGVGHQPPNLTRREAADRSALIGVQHYRLEIDLTDGAGAPGEKTFATRSTVTFTSTPGATTHVDFVGDGIRTATLNGRALDISGWSNSAGLALPDLATDNTLEIDAVGLYTNTGEGLHRFVDPVDSSAYLYSQFETADAKRMYACFDQPDLKATFSVGVLAPVGWEVVTGGATASIEDDPTGGRRHEFLTTEPMSTYITALVAGPYHVVHDHHDGIDLGIFCRSSLAQYLDADRLFTETKQGFDFFHSAFGVRYPFGKYDQLFVPEFNAGAMENAGAVTFREEYVFRSKVTRYHYERRCETILHEMAHMWFGDLVTMKWWDDLWLNESFATWASVVAQNAATEYDSVWTTFANVEKSWAYVQDQLPSTHPIAADMVDLQAVEVNFDGITYAKGASVLKQLAAYVGYDEFLAGLRTYFAAHAFGNATLADLLAALEETSGRDLSSWSDAWLTTTGLNTLSADFDVDSAGRFTRFAIRQEGAAPGAGELRPHRLGVGVYADQDGKLVRRKAIELDVVGELTDVPELVGEHRGELVLVNDEDLTYCKLRLDPDSLRVAVERIGDFQDSLPRTLIWSAVWEMTRDALLPARDFIQLALRGLPSETEIGVLQRVLQQIAAALGSYADPAWAETKGYPDTEAALLALTRDAASGSDAQLALVSALASTRLSPDTLAVIAGWRDGSAPLPGLAVDTDMSWTLLAPQVAHGRAGADEIAAARTEDSTASGERRAMGLTALLPDGKADVWDRLVNDDGLANALQDAVIGGFVHPSQVALLGPFVEPFFDQIADVWERRSSEVAQKVANGLFPRWAISPATIDRALAWEQGEHPASLKRLVSEGRAGLQRAFAARQADAAAG
- a CDS encoding DUF5130 family protein; translated protein: MAHGEVAVPEQSSQTVAPWKAPSVGPVGASATGLDASQLNLLDEVIHAAELTTGLRFSVYLGDLGVDTRASADSLITALGAESPVAVVLAVSPGQRVVEIVTGEESARRISDRSARLAALSTIAAASEGDLIGALVNGVRTLADQAGTLPERSGW